The Pongo abelii isolate AG06213 chromosome 21, NHGRI_mPonAbe1-v2.0_pri, whole genome shotgun sequence genome has a window encoding:
- the SCP2D1 gene encoding SCP2 sterol-binding domain-containing protein 1 — MWKRSDHQPKIKGEDGPLAGQFEILGSVPEPAMPHPLELSEFESFPVFEDIRLHIREVGAQLVKKVNAVFQLDITKDGKTILRWTIDLKNGSGDMYPGPARLPADTVFTIPESVFMELVLGKMNPQKAFLAGKFKVSGKVLLSQKLERVFKDWAKF; from the coding sequence ATGTGGAAGAGAAGTGACCATCAACCCAAGATCAAAGGAGAGGATGGACCTCTGGCGGGCCAGTTCGAGATTCTGGGTTCAGTTCCAGAACCTGCCATGCCGCATCCTCTAGAGCTGTCAGAATTTGAGAGCTTCCCAGTGTTTGAGGACATTAGGCTTCACATCAGGGAAGTGGGAGCTCAACTGGTCAAGAAAGTCAATGCCGTCTTTCAGCTGGACATCACCAAAGATGGGAAAACCATTTTGCGGTGGACCATTGATCTGAAGAATGGTTCTGGGGACATGTATCCGGGACCTGCCAGGCTCCCAGCAGACACTGTCTTTACAATCCCAGAGTCCGTCTTTATGGAGCTGGTTTTGGGCAAAATGAACCCGCAGAAGGCTTTCCTTGCCGGCAAGTTCAAAGTGAGTGGCAAGGTTCTGCTTAGCCAGAAGCTGGAAAGGGTTTTCAAAGACTGGGCTAAATTTTAA